From the genome of Streptomyces sp. NBC_00659, one region includes:
- a CDS encoding NUDIX hydrolase: MATGEDRAPGGEAPEGYDKYAFEPFAVTVDLAVLTVRAGALQVLLIERGREPYAGRWALPGGFVLPRESAETAARRELAEETGLSDLSGLHLEQLRTYSEPDRDPRMRVVSVAFAALLPDPPEPHGGGDAAQARWLPFDALGPLAFDHDRILADAHERVGAKLEYSCLATSFCPPEFTLGELQHVYETVWGTTLDRPNFRRKVLATPGFVEQVPGAARLTGGRGKPAALYRAGGAKVLHPPLLRPTS; encoded by the coding sequence GTGGCGACAGGGGAAGACCGCGCGCCGGGGGGTGAGGCACCCGAGGGCTATGACAAGTACGCCTTCGAGCCCTTCGCCGTCACCGTCGACCTGGCCGTCCTGACCGTACGCGCGGGCGCACTCCAGGTCCTGCTGATCGAGCGGGGCCGGGAACCGTACGCCGGCCGCTGGGCCCTGCCCGGCGGCTTCGTGCTGCCCCGCGAGTCCGCCGAGACGGCCGCACGGCGTGAACTCGCCGAGGAGACCGGCCTGTCGGACCTCTCGGGACTCCACCTGGAGCAGCTGCGCACCTACAGCGAACCCGACCGCGACCCCCGTATGCGGGTCGTCTCCGTCGCGTTCGCCGCACTGCTGCCCGACCCGCCCGAACCGCACGGCGGCGGCGACGCGGCGCAGGCCCGGTGGCTGCCGTTCGACGCGCTCGGCCCGCTCGCCTTCGACCACGACCGGATCCTGGCCGACGCCCATGAACGCGTGGGCGCCAAGCTGGAGTACTCCTGCCTCGCCACGTCCTTCTGCCCGCCCGAGTTCACCCTCGGGGAGCTTCAGCACGTCTACGAGACGGTGTGGGGCACCACGCTCGACCGGCCCAACTTCCGGCGCAAGGTCCTCGCCACGCCGGGGTTCGTCGAGCAGGTCCCCGGTGCCGCACGCCTCACCGGCGGCCGCGGCAAACCCGCCGCCCTCTACCGCGCGGGCGGCGCCAAGGTTCTGCACCCACCACTGCTGCGTCCCACCTCGTAA